AGCTTCAACTGAAAGAAGGCTCATGCTTCTCTCCGCCGGAATAATTGATATTTCATCGTTGTGGATAGTGAAACCGTCCGGGTCGAACAGGGTTATAGTTTCAGAGCCGTAATCGATCCTCGTTACAAAACGGCTGAGGAAATCGTAACCGAGAATGAGATCTATCATTTCCCCGGTAGAGGGGTAGAACTCCTTCGAAAGGGGCATTACGGCAAGGGTTTGACCACTCACCAGGGCTCCTGCGGCATAATAGGAAGGCACCATCACGAACGAGAATTCCCTTGTTCCTCCGATGCCTCTTGCCGGGAGGTTCCCGGTTGACTCAAGTCCCAGGTCTGCAGCCAGTGTACTGTCAAGAACTGTTGCGCCGGCACCGCTGTCAAGCAGAATTATTACCGGGTTACCATTAACTTCTCCATCAAGGTAAATATGTTCACCCTTGAGTGAAAAGGCTGTAGGAGTTCCTGGATTCTCCAGTTCCCAGTCACCTCCTGCTGGAGTAAGTACGAAAATTGATTCAGGAATTGCTACATTGTATTCAGTCAGGATATTCCGGCTTAAGATCTCCTGTCCCAGTGCTGGAATAGTGCTTACGCTGCTCATTGCAGTGACTATGCCTTCGATGTTCTCGTAGTCATCAGGGTAACTTCTGACTTCAAGACCCATTGTTACCGCTGTCATAAGCACAGGAAGCCATGTTTCCTTTGAATAGTAGTAAACCACGTTCTGGTCGTCCTCAAGCCGCACAGGCACGGTCAGTACACTGTCTATCAGTGTATCCGCTCCAATGGATACCATGGAAGCATCAAAAAGATAGTCGTAGAAGACCGTATTTCTGGAAAGCAGCATCTGATCCCGCTCTTCGACGCCTCCGGGAGAAAGGTGCCCGTTGCGGTCTACCGTCCATACACTGTCCCCCTGAATGAGAACCTGTTGCTTTATTGGTCCTATCTCCGTGACGGAGAATCCGATGAAGGGTTCACGGACCCACCATGATTCGGTCATGCCGGCCATTCCCGCCATGTAAAGACTGTCTGCGGTATGAATAACCTGAATGTTACTGATCTCCTCCTCGAGACCGATGGCCACAATACAGTTATGCAGAATTGTATGTTCATCATCAGCGGATTCTTTGTCAGTTCCGCATCCTGTCAGGCTGTTTATCATCAGTGAGAGAAAGATTACGAGAATGAAAAATTTCATTATTACCTCCAGGTTATAAAAAGCTAAATTCCTGATAGCAGGCATATAGGAAAAAGCCTCAGAAGTTCGGTAATCAGGTTCGGGTCTGCGAAGGATGCCTGCATTGAAATGTCCAGTTGAATGTTCTGTTGCGGATAAAAGATCGAGACCTCATGTCCGTCGGTATGCTCAAAATCCCAGAGGGGAATAACGTCCGCCGGACAATGACCTATACCTCGCAGCGAGTCTGCCTGAAAAAGAACAGCGTCAATCGGAATTCCGGTTCCGGGAAGAAGGTTCCAGGCATGGAAAAGCAGGCTGTCCGAGCCGGTTCTGAATAATCCACCGATGATCTGAAGTTCTAAACCTGCTTCTTTTGCACTGTTCTGCAGGAGATGTGCGATTTCAAGGCAGGGTCCCGGACCGGTTTCAGTTTCAGGGATCTGAGTTGTTCTAATCAAAGATGAAATATCCTCCAGGTTTATGGAACCATATATGTCCGGGTAGTACAAAGGCAGGGGTCTGAAACTGTAAGGCTGCTGCCTTATATGAAGTACCAGCGGGAGAACAACCGTGGTCTGAGAAGGAAGGAGATCAATCCAGTATCTCATCAGGTTTCCATCCGCTTTAAAAACACCGGCCAACCGCTCTATCTGCTGGTATGGGGGATGAGGTACCGGCAGAGGAATTTCGACTAAAATGTCTATGGCATCTTCATCGCTCATATTAGTGACAAAGGTACTGAGAATAACAAGTGTATCAAGGGTTCTGCTGCCCGATATCCTGTTTTCAAGCCATTCTGACAGGAGAGAATCCGTTGAGGAGTTAAGCGCAAGGTTGTAATAGCGTTCAGCTTCTGCAAATCTGCCCGCCATTTCCAGTATGGCGGCAAGGTCAACTGTAGACCTGCCCCCATCCTTTGCGGCGAGCTCAGCAAAAAAGATGGCTCTCTCAGGGATATTGCCCAGTGTTACCAGATTCCAGCTGGAATCACCGGGGGAGTATCCATACGACAGTAGAATCGCAAGGAGGATATTCAACTCTCAAGTCCCTTAACCGGATCAAGCGCGGCGGCTTTCATTGCTGGCAGGATACCGGAGGCCAGACTGAGCAGGAAAGCGATGAAGCCGGCCAGAGCTGTCCTGAGTATGGAAATCCTGACAGGAATGTTTTCATGAAACGAATAGACATCCGGCAGCCGAATAAAACCGGTATCACCTATAAGCCAGCAGCCGAAAAGACCGAATGCAAATCCCAGAATGATTCCTGCTGCCCCTACGATCATTCCCTCCCAGAGAAAAATGCTGAATATCAGCCTGTTGTTGGCTCCCATAGCTTTCATGACGGAGATATCCTTTCTGCGTTCAATTGCCGACCTCGCGATGGTTCCCATGATGTTGAAAGTAGCGACAATTGTTATAAGAAGCAGAGCAAGGAAGGCTCCCATTCTTTCAAGCTTCATGGAAGCTGTAAGGTCAGGGTTCAGCTCTTTCCACGTTTTTACGGATATACCGTCGGTTAAGAGAACGGCAGCTGCTTCGGCTGCCGTTTCCAGAGAAAAACCCTCTGTGGGATAAA
The sequence above is drawn from the Candidatus Aegiribacteria sp. genome and encodes:
- a CDS encoding aspartyl protease family protein, yielding MKFFILVIFLSLMINSLTGCGTDKESADDEHTILHNCIVAIGLEEEISNIQVIHTADSLYMAGMAGMTESWWVREPFIGFSVTEIGPIKQQVLIQGDSVWTVDRNGHLSPGGVEERDQMLLSRNTVFYDYLFDASMVSIGADTLIDSVLTVPVRLEDDQNVVYYYSKETWLPVLMTAVTMGLEVRSYPDDYENIEGIVTAMSSVSTIPALGQEILSRNILTEYNVAIPESIFVLTPAGGDWELENPGTPTAFSLKGEHIYLDGEVNGNPVIILLDSGAGATVLDSTLAADLGLESTGNLPARGIGGTREFSFVMVPSYYAAGALVSGQTLAVMPLSKEFYPSTGEMIDLILGYDFLSRFVTRIDYGSETITLFDPDGFTIHNDEISIIPAERSMSLLSVEAVLEDSVPVILLLDTGAGGNIHLTPSFFEDHPEFLNDRPSFETEIQGVGGEENISAFRVSKITLGDYTVPGGLCSSFSGGDVFSQYDGILGTGVLCRFILYLDYAQSRIMLEPSSIFEEGLPESLTGMGIEIEDNCLIVSKIIPGSPAEKAGIIEGDVLLEINGEPVYVEQLNELDRFIPNTVNSAVSLKLSRDGSEFELELITDFLVPMIQ